The genomic DNA GAACAGCACTTTCCCATTAGATACTGCTTTTCCCCAGTAAACAGTCCCAGGTTAGAACAGCACTTTCCCATTAGATACTGCTTTTCCTGTGCTACTAATCATCTAAAATTATGGATATGATTCCAAAACCTCTTTTTTGCTCTCCTTGTCTATTCTGATTTATAGTCTTGAGAAGTTAACAGAGGATTTTTCACACGATTTTGGATTCTGGTCACCTTCACTTCTTCATTTTAGCTCATTACAGATGTTCTGATTCAGAATATTGTTAACAAAGCCTCCAGTTTTACTGTTTGCTAAACAACATTTGTGGCAAAAAATTCATTATAGTTGTTTTCAGTGAtgaaaaggcttttaaaaaatttgtgCAAAATctgtctgtttggtttttttaccaCCTTAAtaggaaaatgttttccatgACTTTCTAAAAAGTATTCTGCACCTTgtgtgagaaaacaaaataaaaacttgggTTTTACATTTATAGGTTTGATATAGTGGACACTGTCTAGCAAATTGAGCACACTCTCTTGTTATTTCCCTGTTGAGCAGCTCCTTCCTATGTTCAGCATGTTCCACCCCACTTAAAATGTCAACTTACAGTGCCTAAAGGCTTGGAATGCACATGCTTTTAGAAATTTGGGTTCCAGTCTCTGTAAAGAGCCTAGAACCAAAGCAATCCTTTGCAGCTGATGGCACGAacacttttcctttcccttttctccctgtgCATCATCAatccaaagagaaaacaaatagaGCTTGAATGTCAGTGCAACAGATCAAACTGACTTTTGGAATGAGTGCTCAGTTTAGCTCCTCGATCAGACAAGTCCTGCTCTAATTAGAACCTGTAGTAAAAGGCTCGTTATTTATTGCTTAATAGACCTGTCACCAGGGAATTGGGGTTGTGCAcgctccttccttcctgccacaGCTTAACTTGTTCTCAGACTTGGACTCTGTGCAGTAGAACTGGAATGTAACCAAATCCAATGattcaagaggaaaaagggaaacgGAACAAAATCCCCAGAGGACACATCTGATCAGTAACAACAGCAGATGTGTTTTGCACAGAGGTGCCACGAGCATCTGCGCCGCGTTCATCCGAGGCTGAAGGTATCACCTGGGCTGAGGTTACTGCGGCTGAGTCACTCCTGCACCCATCACCGTTGGATCACAACCCCAAGGGCAAGATCTTGCTAAATGCCTGACAGGGCCCACTGTGTCTGCTGGATTATGGAAATAGAGGCGATAAAAAAAGAGGCAGTCCGTGAGTCAGTGTGCTCAGTACAGGCTTGCCTTTTCCAGGCAGAAGGAGCCTTCACACAGGCGCTGGAGCCGAGCACCACTTTGCAGagtgggtctgggggggttgtgcaggagctgctggcaatATTCTATTTAAAAGCCATGTGTGCCTAAGCAatgcttcaaaagaaaaagccatttgCATTTAAAGCAGAAATCCATTTCACTGCCTTAGACATGAGCAGTTTtggattgtttttatttttcttttggtgtCAAGtgagacatttttttcctctagaaCAGTTTGTCAGAAACACTACAGAATaacctcctgctccatcccagctgctttAATTGTCAAATTGTAGTGTCCCCATCATCCAGACAGCAAAGGTGCACAGCAAAACTTGGCACCTTCATTGCTCCTCTTCATGTCTCGGAGAGTTTAGGGAAACCTTCCAAAAGCCATGAATTTCTGATTCCCTCTGGAAGTATTTGATGTTTGAAATCTGGAAGGACAAGAAGGAAAACTCAAAGAGCACTGAGAAAGTGCTGACTAGATTGTTGAAGTAAAGACAATTATTGCAGAACAGTTATCACTGTGAGGATAAGGACTAAATATTTTATCTGGTAATTTGAGGCCAATGCCTGGTTTCTGCTGTAAAATTGGGCATTCAGGAAAGAGCTGATCATCTGATCCTCTTTAACaccaaccaaaccaaagaaCATCTATTTTTCTAACAAGATTTTGGTCCTGTCAGGATTCCTGTCTGCTGTCTAAAACCAATGGGTGCTGTCTCCTGGCCAGATCAGGAACTAGATAATTCTGTCTTGTATTTTCTTAGTTTCAGCCCTGTGCCAGATGTtctgttggagttttttctctATGGATTAAACTGCTGTTCAGTGGCAATTCCATATTTCGTTCTGCTTTGGGCTACATTCAGTGTTCCTTAGGTTTTGCTGATCCCTTTTCACTTCCCAAAGCAGTTTGGTTGAAGGGTGATATTGAAGTGTCAATGTACAACCCTTGATGGTTTTACTGACCAAGGGATTCTGGACTGAATGTCAGGCCCAATGGTTCATATCAGGCTGGAGATGCCACATCAGAACGTTTGTAGGCACAGAGACACTGACTTCTCCAGAGCAGGGAATTCCTCAGGAAAACAGACTGAGAAAagtgaaaacacacacacacagtgattCCAAACCCTGCAAGTAAATTCCCGGCGTGGTTGTAATTGCTCTCCTGAGGTGTTGCTTACTAAGGAAGAGCTGGCAAGGGTGTGGCTGCTCCTTAATTGCATGTTTGAACAAGGGATTAGAGAGTGGAGCAGCAGTGTCATGTAAGGGTTGAAAGGAAACTGGGAGAAAGCACGACCCGTTATGTAAACCATCTCTTCTCTGTCAGTGTCAACATTTCCTGTCTGTATTGCAGCTGAAGTGAAAATAGTCACCCAGGCCTGACGGAGTGCAGCCTGGTTGCAGGTGtaggcattggaatgggcttTCTGGCATTCCAGACCTTCTGGCATTCCAGGCTCTTGGCatccccccagcagcagcaagggctGAGTAACCTGTGGGGTTTCAGATGTGTTGTTGCCACCCTCCCACACCCCCCCTCAAAAAAGCCCCACCAAACTAATAACAGTGACGAGAGGATGAGTCCCATGCTGGGTGAGGGAAACTGATTATAATCCATCTGTCCAGAGATTGATCTGTTTTTCTCCAGGCAAAATTTAACCTTCACTCCTTAGTCAGACCCGCTGAGCAGCAGTGAAATTGTGGGTGTCAGGCATTTGGCTAAAGGTGAAACCAAATTGATCtgatttgctttttaaatataagGATCTAGCTTTTCAGTCCTCAGATCCtaaagaaaatttcagattCTTGAATTAGTGACTATGCAATTCTTCCAATAAAACTGCTTCATAGCAGTCCCTCTAGTTGATCTTATTTTAGATGAAgtagctttattttttcttagcCATAAATGTTTTCAATCCTTATATTTAGAAACAGGGCTTTAAGAAGACATGAAGATGTTCCATCTTTAGGGAAGCAGTTGGTTATCatgcttatatatatataattaaaactGGTAGACTTCTTAAACAGTCAGAAAAGAATTCAGCACACAGTGAGTAGCACTTGTTCCAAAAGCAGTGGAAAAGCTGAGGGTGCCAGAGGAACTcctgggaaatgcagagagctgTGAGTGAGCAGTTAATGCTGAACAAAGTTGGTCTGTAGAGACCCTTCCTCACAGGTTTTTCAGTTATTGTCACCTTACACAAAAAGCTGAGCAGGGCATCAGCTCCATTCTCCACACTGAGCTTCAGTCTTGACTCATCACACAGATCCTAACGCAGCTCTGACAAGTGAAAGTAACTTCTCTGAGTATGGATGGTCCTGTCAGATCTTGGACACAGCAGAAACAAAGCAGATGAGGCTGATTTGGGTGCCTTTGGCAGCATTTCAGCAGCATGAGCTGAACTGTGATGTTACCTGGCCCTTCCAGCCCTCACCCCTTCTCTTGCAGTTGTGGGCTCGGTTGATCACCTGAGATCTCACTCAGAACCCAGCAATTTCTTGCTGAGCAGTTAAACCCTGcagatgttttcttctttccctaaaGTGACATCAACAAACAGTTTTTCCCCTTTGCTCTGCTGTGTGGCCTCTTGGTGTGGTCTGTAATTAGGGATGGCAGCTCCCAATATTGCTTTAATTATCATGGAAttgcagaatggtttgggctggaaggaacctttaGGATCATTTTCTTCcaccccctgccgtgggcagggacaccttcccaaggtgctccaagccctgtccaacctgatcttggacacttccagggatggggcagccacagctgctctgggcagcctgtgccagggcatccCCACCCTCAcggggaggaatttcttcccaatatcccacctaaatctatcctccttcagtttaaagccatcccCTCCACTATCACCAAATGTCCTTGTcagaagtccctctccagctttcctgagGAAGAAAGGCATCACTTTCAGGGCTTTTGAAGAAATGCCAGCTCTTACACATGTTTGGAATTACCAAAGGCATTCAGAAGACACTTTCAATTGCAGTTCTCTTATGTCAGtggtaaaataatttcagtctCCATAAACCTAGGAGTCCTGaatgagcagcagctccattcTTCTCTAGTCCCTTTGTGTCAGGTCTGGAAAACGGTTCTACAGCAATTTGTTACCGTGGCTTTAAGGCcactgagcagcacagctggaagcCTGCTCCAATTCCATGCTTTCCTCTGCCTCAGAACACTACTGATCACTGatgtccctccatccctcctgtgATGGTGGCAGGGACGtggctgcccctgctcctgtgtTCTGCTGTTGTGTCAAGGCATCTGATACCTCTGTGATTGCTCTCGAAGCACCCTGAgccttccctgcctccccctgCTCCAGAACAAGTTGTTATTTGGAGCATCAGGACAGCCAAGAGCCTGCCTCCTCCTCAGCCTTTCAGATAAGTGATTATTCACGAAAATATTGCAAATATGTTGTTCTGGAGAGAGTCATACTTTGTCACTGGGACATTGCCACCTCACACTGTAAAAACTGATGGGAGGGGAGTGAAAACTGGCAGAGCAGTGATGGTCAGCAGTGGTGTCTGTGCCCTCCACGTCACACAGACTGGCACTGTCCCACCAGGAAGCACCTCTTGCCTGGCCTGGGGTAATTCCACTGGCACTGTTTTACCCCAGCACATTTCCTCTGGAGAtttgctgccctgctgtgctgcttaCGTGGAGGAAGCAAAGGCCAGCTCTGCTTTTTGCATTAAAGCAAGAACCGTGCAGGAGGGGAGGCGAGGGTGGCTGTGCCCTCTAggatttggaagggaccatgCTGAAAAACCTTGATGGTATTTGTTTTGAAACAGTTTCTGCAATGGAGAACAGCTGCTCTTCCAAGGGAAACAACGAGAGGATCTGCAGCTTTTGGAGAGTGCAGTGAAACGCCCAGCACAGGCTTGGGGCTCCACTGGGTATTTCTGGAGGCTGATGTCCCCAACACACAGAAATCTTGAGCACAGGGTTATTTTGGGTCCTTGCTAAAACACAAcctcagtgatttttttaatatttattttttgattttattctgTCACGCATGAAAAGACTTGCTCCTATGGCAGGTCCCCATTACCAGAACACTGGCTTGAGAAAATTATCAAATTTGGATTATAAAGCACatgaaattttttaatttatataagCATATTGACATTTGAAATCCCATCACCCTTATAGAGCTCTGAAGTAATGAGCTGTAAAATACCACTTTAACACAAAAATACATGCTTTCAGATTCTACTCTTGTGCAGACAAATGTtccaaaataattcagaattgattatttttgcaatgaaaatattttggcaatttaaaaatatgcactAAAGGTCTTAGAAATTGATCTGGCAACAATGAAGAACTAGTGTTTCAACCAGGATTCACTAAGATGATTAATTATATATGATTAATACCTTTATGGATAATTAGTAACACTTGAAAGAAGTTTTGAAAGTTCTGTTTCGGTCTCTTGGCATTTGGACAAAAAAATTTCAATTGAAAATAAACCTACAATAAACTGGCAGGGAAGTTTTCTTGTAGAAGAAAGCAATATGTGTGAAAACTGtgtggaaaatgttttctttttgccGAAAGCTTGTTCAATAGCCCAGAGTTGTAGAGGTGAATGAAACCGAAATGAACACGCATTTTAAAGAGCTCTGCCAGTAAATAACTTACAAAACACCAAAGGTTTCCAAAAGAGTTTAATAAATAATGAGGTTCTTTCTGTACTGTATAAACTATAAATATACCATGCAGTCCTTTataacttaaaataatttacaggCTGAGGTAGGGGGGTCGGAGGGCGCGGGCTCAGGGCCTGGCCGCCTTCCTGCTGAGCACGCAGACGCAGGCGGTGTCGATGCGGATGAACCTCCAGGCCGCCTGCTTGCCCTCCATGGTCAGGGCCTTGACGAAGGTGTGGGTGGTGGTGCAGTACGAGTTCCAGTGCTTGGCATCGATGCCACGGCACCCGCCCGACACCGGCTTGGGGTCCCTGCACTTGGTCTCGAAAAAGTACTGCTTAAAGACATTGTTGTTGATGTTGACCTCGCCCAACACCGTCACCTCCTTGCCCTTGATGTCGGTGGCCGTGGTTTTGTCCCCGACCCACATGCTGACGCTGTCGCACACCGAGAACTCCCCGCGGTGCAGCACGGGGTGcgtgctcctcctgctcctggcagtcCTGTTGGGAGCCCCCATGCCGCTGAGAAATCCCAAATTCTGGTCCTGCCCGGCCACCGGCGGGGGCTGCGTGCTGAACAGCACCCGGGGAGACCGGAAACGCCGCTTCCGAAAAATTTTGGGGTCCACGGTGATGTTTACGGCTTCTCTCCTGCCGAGGCTCCACGTGGCGTGGCCGTGGGATGTCTGCGGAGCCGCCTGGGCAATGTGGTGTCGGTCGCTCCGGGTATTGGGCAGGGAGTGTTCTGCAGGAAACTCCAGTGGAGCATTGTCCTCTGACTTGGGAGCTGCCTGTGTGCCGATCAAAAAAGCTACAGTCAGAGTGTAGAACAGCATGGGCATTACGTTATGACCtagaaggagagagaaaggcaCTGTTACTGCAGTCAGAGTGAAGAACAGCATGGGCATTATGTTATGAGCTAGAAGGGGAGAGAAAGGCATAACTGTGAGCCGGGCGGGCACAAACTGCTGCCATTCTGGCCATAAATTTATCAGATACCCGGGATCATACGGATTTCATCAGGTATTCATGTGAGTGCCAGATGTTGTTCTTCCGGAAGAGCTCATTCAGACAGCATCAGTGTTCTTAATAAAGCGAGAACATTAGAAAATAATAGCTAGATTATTATTAATTCCTCTGGTATTTGTTGttagagcactgtttatgaagcaCTTGTTTGGTGTTATTAATGTGGAGACCATATGGTGACAGCATGTTCCCAGGAGTCAGATCTCTAGTGAGTTTTGCAGCAACCTTTTTGGCCAGGGCCGGTCTCTTGGCTGCAGAGGAGTGAAAGTAGAAGCAGTTCCTTGGCTAAAACAGCTGTCCATCCCCTAAATTTGTCTGCAGAGGTGTCCTCAGGGCTACGGTGGGGGCACCAAGCCAGTACCTCGGGCCATTATCACAGCCTTGGCAGCCTCACTTACCTGCTGTGTGGCCAGGCCCCACTGCTGGCTGGCtcagcagcctccagcagctgccagctctccccCCTGCCCTTTCAGGACACACCACATCTCTGAGTTAGGGCAGATGAGGCTCCTTCCTTGAGCTCAGGTATCTGTCTCACAAGGGCAGATGGAATTTTTCCACAATCAGTGGCAAACATGGGAGCACTATGGGTGCCAAGCTACCTCTTGCCATCTTAGATACAGCAGAGCTAAAGCCACTGTGGCCAAAGTACTGGGAATTCTGGACTGGGAAACACCTGTTTTTTATAGAATGCCACAGGCAAGAACTCCCCAAAtgtccctgcagagcagaggcagtACCAGTGCTGGTCCTCCTTCAATCCAGAGGACAGACACATCTGTTTGGGTGTAGAAAAGTGCAAGCCAAATGTCTAAACCTTTGCTAAGACCCATTTCAtgctggaagagcagcagcagcaataccTCGTTGGGCAACTACCACGTGCTGACTAATTCAGCCACATGTTGGGAATGAGAGATTCAAAaatgctctggagctgcagtgaaGGGCAGACATTGTATTTCCTCTGTAAGGACTTAATAAGCAGAGACAGGGTATAAACAGAAAAGCCCGGGTGAGGCTCCTCCCCGTCTCTTTGCCTTGTTTTCCTGACATGTCTCAGCTGGCCCCAAGCTCTGCCCTGGCCggccagcaggcagggagcccCAAAGCCACTGGACAAACAGGGTTTTGTACCAGAGGAATTGGGCTCTGCAGTTCCACTGTGATTTCCCAGAATGTCTTAATGTTTTTTCTGGGTGTGGGTCAATTATGGTTGCAGTTCTCCCTCTCTGTGGAGCTTTCTCAGATTAGAATCCCAAGCAGTACTAAAGGACTCGACCAGGGTGCTCTGCCAGAGCATAATCCTGTGGAAAATGCAGAACAACCCTAAGATGTCCCACAGGACCTCGTGTGTCTTATCTCAGACAGGAGCTGAAATGACATAAACAGCAGGGTTTGTGCAGGGATAGCAAACATTTAGGAAACCAGCAGGAGACGCCAAGTGAAGGTAGTGACTGAGGAGGGCGGAGAAGTGGAGCCTgcctggaggggaggaagagaaaggcCAAAAGCCATGTGAGCGCTTGTCTGTGCGACTGCTGGGCTGGAGGCACTGGGGACAAAATGATGACGAGGCGAGTCAAGTGTTTGTCACAGAGCAAATCCTTACTGTTCCAAAGTCACTTTAATTTGCTTAAAACAAGGCTGAGGGTTGCTGTTTTCCCACGTGCTGCTCGTGCTGGAGCACTCGTCATCCTCTGTATAAGGAAACAGAGCtgggtgtagctcggcttggCTGTGCACCCTCCAGAGAGTAACCCCTTGTTCTACAACCAAATTAAAGTCAGATGGTTCATTACATCTCTCAAGAGCCAGCTTTCCCGACAGAAATGTTAATGGAAAAGGTTTGCAGAATAAAATCCAGGCACAATTTAGCCATGCCAATAGCAGCCTCAGTGTATTGTGTTTATGTATAAAccccttttttattatttccttctatAGGAAAGAGATGCTTCAATGTCAGCAAAGAGCTGGTTCTGGTTTTGTGCTATACAATATTTGCTGCTCTAAAATGCAGCTACATTTACCTTCCTTCTCTGGGTTTGTTATTTTGCCTGTgctaagatttttattttaaggccATTAACACAAAAGCAGAAAGACCTTGCCtgcttgtcttttttctttaattgccTTGTATATCCTCTCCTTGTAGTAAATCATCATGTGGAGTGGGGCCCAAACAGAGACAGAATGTATTTGGGATATGTGGTAACTTTTCTGAAgattcaaaattaaatatttttatcaatcAGTGAGTTAGGGGAGAATAGAAAGTGGCACCTTAAAAATGTGAACTCAATGACAACACAGGCAAGAGAAGTTAACATTAAATAATAGGTGTGCTTTGGGCTGTGAGGGTTGTGAACTCTTTTGCTGTCACATAGAGGTATTTTACTGGCtattttggggagtttggggtgtccctgcccatggcagggggttggaactggatgagctttaaggttcctcccaacccaaaccattttgggATCCTATGATTCTCTCTCCAAACTTTGTCACATAATTAGGTATCAGAGCCTCTGACGGTGCTCTCTGGAGATGTTTGCAGTGGATGCCTCGTGCAGCCACCTGAACTTGCAGGGGATGTGCAGCTGCCAGTTCCAgtgctgggggtccctggaTGTCTGATGGGAGCCCTGGCCACAAAGCTCATCGCAGGCATTGGAATGCCAAAGTCACACCACCTGTACTAACCCcgctcctgtgctgggcaggtgGCATCAACCCTTCCTccagtgcagctgctgtgggagccTGGCCATGGGTGACTTCAGGCTGCCGTGGGAGGGAGGGCTGCCTTACCTCTGAGTGGACTGCACGAAGAACTGCTCCCCCAGCACGGTCCTTACTTCATCCAGAGCtgagccgggctgggctgcaCCTTGCCATgaggccctgctgctcctgccagctgtggctgccGTGGGTCACTAGAGGCAGAAGGGTTTGTGTCAATAATTAGCAAATTAGTCTTCTCAGTGTCATTCCCCCCttggcagcaggagctcagggacAAACCCCCTTGGCTTTCTGAGCTGTGCCTTTTTCCTGTCACAGCATCAAGCTCGTCCAAAGCAGTTCCAGACTTTGCAGAGCAACACATTTGTAAGACAGGGCTGCCTTTACTCAGCACCTTTACTAGACTGTGGTTATTGATCCACTGCTTCCCACTCCTCTCAGACACCTTCCAGGCTCAGCAAACCCAGGAGTGGGGCAGCAGTACCTGGTGGCActgcacagcagccaggcacaAAACAGGGCCCATAGACCCAACATCTGTTCTGGGAAGCAAATCTGGTTTCAGTTAAATTCAGGAGGAGAATCACAGATTGCCGTTTATTGGAAGACAATTATCTGACTGATAtttgagaagaattgaagaTACAAAACCTGCAGGCACATAAAAGCACATACTCAGGTATTTGCTGTGTTGCTGCTGTAAGGGCAGCAGTGACTCCAGTCATAATCACTACATTGTGAGTGGTCATATAGACCCCAGCTAAAGGAAAACCATTCTTTTCTTCACCAACTAAATCAAGCACACTGACACCTTCTcagcaaaacacattttctgatTGTAAATTCATGGCACTGAAAGGGATAGAAATAGTATTTTATTAATCTTATTATTCAATAGCTTATCTGCTCTATTTCATAAGGGAAGTAGGGGTTGCATAAGGTAAATAGGGGTTGGATAAGGTACTCCCATACTGCAAAAATCCTGCTGCATTCAGCCTGAAGTGCATTTGCTAAGAAGAACAAGCTGCTAATGCCAAAGCATGAACTTTCCACCTGCACAGCGTCTGTCCGCGGGAGCACTGGCTGCCAGCAGAGGCAGCCGCTGGCTTTGGCTCTTACCAACACCCAAGTACAAGTTACTTGATGTTTAAACCTCCAGCTGAAACCTTCCCAGCCTGTTTCCATCAGTGCAGGGCACAGGAGTCACCTGGTTACGTGCTCCTTGAGCAACACTTGTGCAGTGGTTTGGCCACCCTGCCTTTGGGGCCGTGGCTCAGGTTCCCCCTGGGTGTTGCAGTATTTGGGAGCTGAGCAGGTCACGCTCGTATCAGCGTGTCAGAAAGGTCATGCAGAGTTCCAGAATCCAGTGCTTCATGCTACAGATGGAGTATGCTGTATTTTTGCAGGAATGCACTAGTGAAGTAATAACCCTTTCAATGAACTTTGGAGGGCTGAGTACCAGTAATGATAGAGCCATAGTGTGCTGGCCACTGCCAAAAATAACCCAACAACTTTTCCAACTGTTCTGCCACCCTAAGCAAACACTGTTTCAGTTCCAACTGGCTGATTTTTAACcacaaaagcatttattttcagcaagacttttttttaaaagttcttttaCTGTCTTTTTCCCGGATTCCTGGCTGTGGTGGAATCCAGTAAATGATGCAGTGTTATTCAGCATCCATAGACTATTCCTCTGTTCCACCACTCCCAGACATTCATAAAATATCCTACTGAAGTGAGTCTTTCTTCAGGATTTACATGCCTACAGGATGACAGACCTGGTGGGTAAAAAAAAACTCGCTTCAGTCTCATTTCTTAGTCTTAGCAGTTGTAGAGTAGAATTAAAGAGTTCCAGATGGGTTtgggcacagggtgcccagagaagctgtggctgcccctggatccctggcagtgtccaaggccaggttggatgggacttggagcaacctgagatggtggaaggtgtccctgccatggcagggggtggaacaggatgagtgttcaggtcccttccaatccaaaccactctgggattccATAATTCTGGAGAGTGGTGAAATGGATCACACCAAAAAGCAAATGGCTCTGTGTCTTGAAAAGCTCTTTGCTTGCAGGACCTGTAAGTGCAACAAGTGCCAAACAAATCATGTTTAGggaattccctttttttattaaagttaCCCACTGAATCTGAGGAAAAATggatgtcctggtttagggcaaacAGGGAATGTTGCCTGGAAAGTTATCAGGAATGAAAAGTTAATAAATGTACTAAATTAATTGTTTCCAATAAGAACAGCAGTCAGTGCAGCCTTCTCACTGCACATTGACCAGATGCCATTAAAGCAGCTCCTACACagagaaaagataaattaatgCTCATTTGACTCAGTCAAACACAgcaagtaaattattttctaaataaaaataaacatagtCAATAAACATAAGCATAGAATGTTGTAATCTAAGGCATGATACAATTTGGAATGTTGTTTTCTGTCATTCTTGAAGTTGTTGGCGTATTTTAGGGATGtgcaaaaaataaacagaactgcTTGGCTGTCAGTGCAGCAAATAGGATCGTGGAGGTCACCAAAATAAGCAACAAGTAGTGAATTAGATTTGTCTCATTGCTTCTGGTAGTGAGAGAGAAATGAGGGAGGCAGTTGCTGCTGAAGTTGCTGGTAAAGAGAAGGAGCCTCTGGCACATCTCTCATGGAAACATTTTCACAGGTACATGAGTTATATGAATTAAAATTTAGCAGCAGCAACTCAGGGAAAAGATTTCTGAGCCCTGGGAGACCTTGAAGGGAATCCTGAAGACTGACTAAGAGCAGTGTCAGAGGCACAGCTTTCCCTTGATCTTAGCTGATGAGCAAGAAAATGGGAATCTCTAATGGACCAAACATTTCATTCCTCCATTATATCTTCAGTGACTCAGCCTGTAAATAAGAGGTTTATGGGTGCTGGAGAGCCAGCTGGAAGCTACCTGTGTCTCAtacacttcctttttttttttatattttccttttttccaaatGCCTCCGGCACTGGAATGTTCCTTTGAGGATTTCTAGGGAGAGCAGTAGACTGAGAAAAAtgctgccctgcagcagggagcatCGTGTCACCGTGACCCTCCTCGTCATCAGGATGTGCACCCAGCACCTGCCCCCAGAGCTCTGACTCAGCCTTAGCCCAGCTAAGGATAATGACAGGATAAAGATGGTTCACAGCCCACTGAGCCTCTTGTAATTTGGGGTGCTTAAGGGGGAATTGCACCTTGAGTCTTgacccatccctggaggtgctcgaggccaggttgggtgggcttggagcaatcCAGGATAGTGGAAcattccctgcccctggcagggagtGCAGTCAGATCATCCttgaggttccttccaacccaaaccatgctaTGGTTCTGCAGAGTGGGGATGCACCAAATCCAACACTTTTTAAGGTTTACTCTATATTTATTGGGGTATAAGTAATTGAAGTAGCTTATTTGCAAGGGCCTAATTTTATCTCTTCTTTCATCCTGAACCAGTACATCAATATTTCACTTGCTGGTGTCTCTGTCAAGAAGTccaaggagaggaaaataatttttcctgtcGCCTTCATTGACACCCCATTCCCTCAGAGCATTTGGTGCTGAGTGAGGCCACCTGTCAGGAGAACTCCAGcctggagccacagctggaggttcctgacaggaggtgacaggtcTGGTGACACGGGACAGGCACAGCTCACCTTTAGAAGGATCACTTTAAAACTTCTGAGTGTTTTAAACCAAAACTTCTAAGA from Poecile atricapillus isolate bPoeAtr1 chromosome 23, bPoeAtr1.hap1, whole genome shotgun sequence includes the following:
- the NGF gene encoding beta-nerve growth factor — protein: MPMLFYTLTVAFLIGTQAAPKSEDNAPLEFPAEHSLPNTRSDRHHIAQAAPQTSHGHATWSLGRREAVNITVDPKIFRKRRFRSPRVLFSTQPPPVAGQDQNLGFLSGMGAPNRTARSRRSTHPVLHRGEFSVCDSVSMWVGDKTTATDIKGKEVTVLGEVNINNNVFKQYFFETKCRDPKPVSGGCRGIDAKHWNSYCTTTHTFVKALTMEGKQAAWRFIRIDTACVCVLSRKAARP